The Antechinus flavipes isolate AdamAnt ecotype Samford, QLD, Australia chromosome 4, AdamAnt_v2, whole genome shotgun sequence genomic interval tccttccttccttccttcttccctctttcctttcctctttccttccttctttccctccttccttcctttttttaaagtccatCCTTGCTTCCTacatcttcttgtacaaaataacaatatggaaatgttttacatgaccatacaggtataatctatattagattaacTGTCACAAGGAGGaggtaagaaaaaatagaatttggagctcaaataaaaaacccaatgaatattaaaaaatgtttttacatgtaattggagagaaattactagctatgtgaatctggAAAAATCATTCctgtcagtctcagtttcctcaaatataaaatgggaatcatagtACCTACCTATGAGGATCatcatgaagataaaatgagagaatgtccataaagtgtttagcacagttttAGGCACGTAGTAGGTACTAAaggcttattttcttccttcttatccaTCCTTAGTGCGATAGCTGGCCCTTACAAAGGCAAAGTGCTTGTTGGATTGGGTTGGATGGTGGGACTCCATAAATGATAACTGTTGCATCAGTGCATTGGACTGACCCAGTACATTCCCCCAATGCATCCTTTTTGCTAAACCTCTGTTCATTTACAGGAAAAAAACGACTACCCCAAAAGATACTGCTTCTCCGGGAAAAAACAAATGGTTCAGAGACGTCTTTTCCCCTGGACATGATGTAGAGAACGAGACGACACATCTGATACCTTTGAGCTTTGAGGATGAATTGAACAAGCCAAATGCCAAGATCATCAACCTCGATCAAGCAAAGCAAGATGTGCCTTCCCCGGTAAATTCCGGCCATTTGGGGACTGTCCAGGGGATGGCCATCAGAGAGCTGAGTGGGGGCGCGGCTTCTGGCTTAGAAGGAAAGGGGATTGGCGGGCtgcagtcagtcaacaaatattaagtatttcCTGCTTGCCAGGTCCTGTCCAAGCTCTGGGGATACTTAGAAAGGCAAAACATAGCCCTGGGGAGCGCCCAGTCTAAAGGAGCCCCCAGAAAAGGAGTATATTTGAGTCTGGGCTGGGCTATGGCCTGGGAGCTGGTGGTCTAGTATTGTGCAGGGAGGATGGTGGTTCATACGCCAGCTTTGTGCTAAGGTCTAagactaggaaaaataaaataaaatggagggaaaagagaggaaaggaagggggagggagtgagagagagagagagagagagaatagggagGATGGAGAGTTCTATGTAGACATAGacatgtgtattgtatatgtctactacagatatgtatatatacatacatatgtatgtagataCATACATGCGCATACATATAGAGTATATGTCTactacagatatgtatatatacatacatatatatgtagatacatacatgcacatacatatagaatatatacacatacatatatacacatatgtgcatatatacatgcatagtatatatccatatatacatacacatagtatATGtgcatacagatatatacatatacatatatacccatatataaaATGCCttccctattaaaatataaactctttgagagcagggagaAGAATTCTCCCTCTACATCCCCAGCCCTTAACCCAGAGCCTCACATATAGAAGGTGTCTGTAAGCAGAAAAGGTACGTTTTCTGACTACCTAGTGCTACCCATTATATTTCACTGCCTCCAGTTCAGCTTACTGCTTCTTTGGTTTGATCTATAAGACAGATTCATTTAGTAGAACACTATGGGCTTTGGACACTCACTTTTTAATCAGAGCCTTAACTAGGCTTTTGAACTTGGGCCTTGTAAAGCCCTGGAGCATCCCTAGAGTTGTGACCTCTATAAGAGAGAGGAAGCATACTCTGGATAGCCATGAGTTGTCTGCCTTGCTGGTTATTCCTGCAGTGATGGAGCTTTAGTCAGACCAGAGAGATAGCTGGTCTGGAGGGGAGGCAGGTTTTCCGTAAGGCAAAACTGCTACGGCTGAGGATCCTCTTGTGAGGAACTCCTGGGAAACGCAGCTTCCAGAGGCAGAAGGCATTTGGAGATGGAGTTATTGGTGCCCTGAGGTCAGTGGCCACACCACATCTCTGTCTGTAATTGTGTAGGTTCTCTAgtaatcaggaagacccaagttcaaacctggcctcagcgacttactagctctgtgaccctgaacatGTCACCTAACCCTGTGCACCTCAGTTCCTCCAATGTAAAATGTGGAtactttggagaaggaaatggcgaaccactccagtacctttgcagGAAAATCCCATGGACGAGTCCATGGAGTTAAGAAGAGTGAGACCCAACTGAATGAccaaataaaatgtttcacagaTGTTCACAGATCACAGCATCAAATTCCCAGCTTCCCATTGCAAAAAGGTGCCTCAGAGACCCCCTAATTCAAGCACTCCCCAAACAGGAATCCCTTAGTGATGATATCACCAGGTTGTCATCCACCCTTCGCATGGAGATGACCTAGAATCTTTTAATCAACATTAGAGGTACGATACAGCTAGAAGAAAACGATTTCATAGCCagagctacttttttttttttttgtaatttcattaaatacttcTGCCTAGCAATGTCTAATTTGGGAATGTATGACGGTAATTTGTGTATTTGTAGATAAGATGGCCAGCTTATGTCTAGAAGGAAATCTAAAtgcacccccccctttttttttttactctacaGACGCTAAGTAGCACCAAACCTATAGTTTTTCATGATATGGGATATGTACAAATGTTTTTTTTGACCAGAAACAGGCATTacctgaaaaataaagaaaaaccaaTCACTGCAAAAACAAATCTTGTTttgaaaaagaacaatgaaatcataaaatccTTAATCAGTGATCCATTGAGCGCTGTTTTCAATGCAAAGGGAACACTCTTGGATGAATGGCAAGTAGATGCTGCCACAACGCCTGAAATGGCAGAAAACTGGGTAAAAGAAGACTCATACAGGACAGTTGATTTCTCATCAGACCAAATACCTGGTGAGGACTTTCAGAGATCTCAAGATTCGGCTCCAGATCCTTCCCAGTTTCGATACTCTTCAAATGCCAGACACTCCAAGTACCTTCAGAACTTTCGTGCAGTCCGCAAGTGTGAAAGAATGACTCACCTGGATAACCTTTTGAGCAGAAAGCCTCCTGAAGCATCACGggcatttaaaaccatcaatgaAACCCAAAATTTGGGAAATAAACCCCAGACTCCTAGCACATTCAAACAGAATGAGAAGCTTCCAGGTTCGGCTTTTGAGTCAAAAGCCCCAGAGCCAGAGAGAGCGGAATTCAAACAGAATGAGAAGCTTCCAGGTTCGGTTTTTGAGTCAAAAGCCCCAGAGCCAGAGAGAGTGGAACAAGCCATTAAAGAAGATCATGTGGATTTCAAGGGGGGCAAACCCTTATTTTTGACATCTTTGGAAGATGGCAAGAACTGGGTGAGTGAAAAAGCAGCGCCAGGGCGGTCTTCATATCCGTTCAACAATTCCACAAAACAATGAGAATCAGCAATGGGAAAAGACTGGATACTTCCCAGATGCCTAGCTCCTGGAGCCAAAAGGACAGCATTGATCAACCAGCTCATCACCGATCATCAAACAAGACGGAAGATTTCGCACTCTGTCAGTTTACCTAAAGGCTTTTAAATGTGACTTAGATAAAACCagattttgaatataaaatgacCTTGTTCATTAGACGTCCAAGAGTGTTCAAAGATGCTTTATCAATAATGAAATCATCTTTTCATTTACCTTTGGTGATTTGTGTGAAGCCCTGAGAAACTTTTAAGTATAAAACTAAAATCTTGATAAATTGCTATTGCATTCAAGAAAGGTGACCCAGTGTAATACCACTGGCTTTGGAAGCAGATGAGCAGGCTTTGAATTCCAGTTCTGCTACTTACTCCCCACATAATGTAGGGAATATCCCTtccttctttgggcctcaatGTCTGCATCTGTCAAATGGAGCCCCTTTCACCTCTAGAACCGATATCTGCATAATAACAATCTACAAGTAACTCCCATTAGTTGTGTTCCAAAGGCTTATATGGTACTCAATTGCTTTGGAACTCAAGAAAAcacttttccataaaatattatAAGTGGTGCTTGAGTTCCCAAACCCATTCCCAGAAATTATTTAAGTCataatataagtaaaatacaattcattttctttttgctgaggtgattggggttaagtgacttgtaaaggatcacacagctaggaagtgttgtgtctgagaccaaatttgaactcaggtcatcccgacttcagggctagtactttattcactgtgccacctagcttttctaatacaattccttttcagtaaaaaatagcacaaaataatttcatcatcactttaaaaattaaaaaaagttttaagaagcagCTTTGTGGCTCAGTGAATGGAACACTGGAACTATAGACAggaaggatctgagttcacattTAATTACAGaaactaactgtatgaccctgagcaagtcacttaaccctttatccttcagtttctttacttataaaatgaactagagaaggaagggGCAAACAGCTTCggttattatctttgccaaggaaaccctaaatgaggtcaaaagagtcagacgtgactgaagaacaagaagtttttaaaattatttttaatgctgATTCTTAAGGAAAGGCATTTGTTAATTGGAGGAAAGTtagaaagtagaccaaaaaattgCTGTggaaaatctcttttaaaaaaaaaaataactttttattgacagaacccatgccagggtaattttttacagcattatcccttgcattcacttctgttccgatttttcccctccctctctccaccccctcccccagatggcaagcagtcctttacatgttgaataggttacagtatatcctagatacaatatatgtgtgcagatgcTGTGGAAAATCTCAAAGGAGACTTTACAATCCTTTCAAAGGCTTTAAAAGTTGAGTTCAACAAACAAATTACATGTTTACTATGTGTAAAGCATTTTGAGTGAAGTTAGGGGATAAAATAGTCTCCTCCCCTCCTGGATATTATGTACTATTGTAGATCTTTTAAAAGATTGGGGTTTTTGTTTTAGTAAAGGAAGTTAGGTGATAAAATAATCTCTTCTCCACCTGGATGTTATGCACTATTGTAGTTTTTTAAAAGGTTAGGGTTTTtgctttagaaaaggaaaagtgaatcACGAGATCAccaatttcagagttggaagggatgtcAGTGACCATCTGGTTCATCCCATAACTGATCAAAATTCCCACTAGCTGATAATTTAGTCCCTGTTAAAAATCTCTCCATGAAGAGTTCTTCAGAATCTGTCCAAGCAGCCCATTTTCCTTTGGAGGACAGAAGTCTGGTGCTTGAGAAATCATTTGATCTCAAGCCTAACATTGCTTCTTTGCTTCTTATATCTGTTGTTCCTGGagccaaacaaaacaattctACTTCTACACAAGTACTTTTCAGGTAGTCATTATATATCTCTAACCTTCTCTTATCTAGGCAGAATATTCCCATTTCTTTGATTGGCTCTCAGATGGAATGTCCCTGAAGCCTTCACCATACTGATCCCCATCCCACCTCTGGAATTTCTCCTTCCTAAAATGATTTACACAGAACAGAACACAATATTATAGATGGTGTCTATTCCCCCCAAAATCAAGACTAGCCACCTTTATTCCTATAACTTTCTGTCTCCCAAGATCATGTTGGTTATTTTAGCTATTATATCAAATTGTTATAATTATCTGAACtaatggagttttcttttttttttttttaaatgatcttagTGGATTGCAAGCTCAATGTTACATGATATAGAACAAAACTAAAGCAGATGTGATCTTAGGTTTTTTCAAGAGAGACAAAGTACCCCAGAGCTTAACACAAAAAGAGCAATTAATAAAAACAGTGTCTAATAGAgtcaacacttaataaatgaatgttaattgATGAATCATTGAAGAGATTGTGCTTATGCTTACCAGAATACATGAACAAGCTACAGCAAGCACATTTTGCCAGAGAAGCAGCATCTCATATTCTCCTCACTCTTCAATGTCAATGCAGGGaaactgattatttcttttttcattattttgttatttaattttttttaattaaagctttttattgtcaaaacaaatgcaaggataatttttcaacactgacacttgcaaaaccttgtgttccaattttcctcccctttACCCCGCTCCTTCCCCTatatgacaagtagtccaatatgtatgttaaacatggtaaaaatatatataaatccaatatatgcatacatatttatgcaattatcttgctgcataagaaaaatcagataaaaaaggaacaaaaatgagaaagaaaataaaatttaagcaaacaacaaaagaagtgaaaaatgctatgttgtgatccacactcatttcccacagtcccctctctgggtataaatggctctcatTATCACCAAAtctttggaattggcctgaatcaaatGATTATTCTAAAACAGGGAAACATTCAAAGAGATTCAAAGTCAGAGGCAGTATACTGATCCCCACTCTTCCCATTATACTACTACACCTAACAATGAAATCAGTTCTTAAGTGGAATGTGTTCTCTTGGGTGGTAGTTGGCTCTCCCTGAGTCAGATTCTAGGCATCTCAATAGTATCCCCATAGATAGAGCAGTggatttggagtctggaagacctgaatcaTTTAGCTTTGGTTTGTCTATTTTCCCaggtataaaatggggataatagtatctaccttcctgtattattgtgaggatcaaatgaaaagggtgaattttctactgatgaagaggaaattaaagcaataattaggagctattttgcctaactatatgccaataaatctaataatctaagtgaaatggatgcatacttacaaaaatatagattgtccagattaacagaggaggaaatgaattgcttaaatagtcccattttagaaaaagaaattgaataagtattttaaagctttttaattttcaaaatatatgcatagttttcaacattgactgttgcaaaaccttgtgttccaaattttttcttcctttccccccactcccttccctagatggcaaataatccaatatatgttaaacatgtgcaattcttctatacatatttccacaattatcatgctgcataagaaatatcacacccaaaaggaaaaaaaaaaataagaaaac includes:
- the C4H1orf141 gene encoding uncharacterized protein C1orf141 homolog isoform X1, whose amino-acid sequence is MTERILEKLIALDEYSEKMMEMRALKCRMRNISVKKSLALPLTFEFYTGFERPCPKIIASKLKESLQKKQPLVNGQKMDSKVASGLNVWKPKVLTSGLLPRKCLFGKANIRPYSVPGNLKYHPLVEKLQPSEIPEKWKMAKPFLNLKYKGKTETGHIISWVGTPEPTLPLKEPDFGPAEFSTPYYQSSHKENEKLPGKNKFPCQKSVTISDPSDILMKDGIKVRKKTTTPKDTASPGKNKWFRDVFSPGHDVENETTHLIPLSFEDELNKPNAKIINLDQAKQDVPSPTLSSTKPIVFHDMGYVQMFFLTRNRHYLKNKEKPITAKTNLVLKKNNEIIKSLISDPLSAVFNAKGTLLDEWQVDAATTPEMAENWVKEDSYRTVDFSSDQIPGEDFQRSQDSAPDPSQFRYSSNARHSKYLQNFRAVRKCERMTHLDNLLSRKPPEASRAFKTINETQNLGNKPQTPSTFKQNEKLPGSAFESKAPEPERAEFKQNEKLPGSVFESKAPEPERVEQAIKEDHVDFKGGKPLFLTSLEDGKNWVSEKAAPGRSSYPFNNSTKQ